One genomic window of Diachasmimorpha longicaudata isolate KC_UGA_2023 unplaced genomic scaffold, iyDiaLong2 ctg00000055.1, whole genome shotgun sequence includes the following:
- the LOC135171595 gene encoding ribosome biogenesis protein BRX1 homolog codes for MTNKSLKRKREMENVKQGIPKDEGEVLPAKRSSDEPPVKREKWTNRQRVLVFASRGINHRDRHLMEDLKSLMPHHRTEAKMERQKNLQVVNEICEAKNCNKAVLFEGRRKRDLYMWFSNVKSGPSAKFLVENIYTMGEMKVTGNCLKGSRPILSFDENFSKNPHYALLRELFTQIFGVPNHHPKSKPFFDHIYTFSVLDNRIYFRNYQILTEDGGLAEIGPRFILNPVKIFAGSFGGETLWDNYFYISPAKYRQAVNKKAGGKYINRLEQKTAQKAHKPEVSYAFNPLDDIFK; via the exons atgacaaacAAGTCACTGAAACGGAaaagggaaatggaaaatgtgaAGCAAGGAATACCTAAGGACGAGGGAGAAGTCCTTCCTGCTAAGAGGTCGTCAGATGAGCCACCAGTTAAAAGG GAAAAATGGACGAACCGACAAAGGGTCTTGGTCTTCGCGTCCAGAGGGATAAATCATCGAGACCGTCACTTGATGGAGGATTTGAAGTCACTCATGCCTCATCATCGAACAGAAGCTAAAATGGAAAGGCAGAAGAACCTCCAGGTGGTGAACGAGATTTGCGAAGCCAAAAATTGTAACAAGgcggttttattcgaagggaggaggaAGAGAGATCTCtacatgtggttttcaaatgtcaAAAGTGGTCCCTCTGCCAAATTTTtggttgagaata tttacacaatgggagaaatgaaagtgacaggcaattgcctaaagggatcacgtccaattctctccttcgatgagaacttttcaaaaaatcctcactacgccctcctgcgaGAGTTGTtcacccagatatttggtgtgcccaaccaccaccccaaaagcaagcccttcttcgaccacatctacacattcagcgtcctggacaacaggatatacTTCAGAAACTAccagatcctgactgaagatggaggattagCAGAAATAGGTCCcagatttattttaaatccagtgaaaatattcgccgggagtttcgggggagaaaccctctgggacaactacttttacatctctccagcgaagtATCGTCAAGCCGtcaataagaaagctggtggaaagtatATAAATAGACTCGAGCAGAAGACGGCACAGAAGGCgcacaagcctgaggtctcgtatgCGTTTAATCCATTGGATGACATATTTAAATGA